The proteins below come from a single Alnus glutinosa chromosome 9, dhAlnGlut1.1, whole genome shotgun sequence genomic window:
- the LOC133877545 gene encoding uncharacterized protein LOC133877545 isoform X2 translates to MSEEEGEEVGTKKRRSARILGLEEEKEKKKSSNKDQEEAKAKAKPKPKYISKEEQQHEGDPEQDHEEMEEQCPSTTEAAGEAPSVEEGTLEDVAITFVSSPCQQNIMDASQQGHMDDQSDQPLTDSSMHTPLPGKSSEPSELSVDTLTPSETSSSIRKKGRGPAKGLKLAKRAQEASDGKLDIEFSDMSDSAVGPNQRMFVDEVVQQMRVHTPLNVKKWAEVPQEAKDNIVSGVLRRWRIPDTPLRRASILRLANRRYRGWRAKLSKDYSKYDNDEDRRRNRPKEVSEKQWECLITYFGTDEFKTVSDRNKENRSKQKTGKITGSKSFAAVSYDARDPVTGQPPNEYRTWLMCHCHPDGTWSDEAARQIYERVTELITQQSQQEGEPLSPSTEDELFQSVIGSRPVHLRGQRRGLSQVQKLATVEVQKERDVLEEKLGEMKQKLQEESAARTVIQAQLQAESAARAEMEARLQAESAARTAMEARLRAEFMVALDSLRSQASSSSKHNQQ, encoded by the exons ATGTCTGAGGAGGAAGGAGAAGAAGTGGGTACGAAGAAGAGGAGGAGTGCCCGGATATTGGGATTGgaggaagagaaggagaagaagaagagcagcAACAAGGACCAAGAAGAGGCCAAAGCCAaagccaaacccaaacccaaataCATATCTAAGGAAGAGCAGCAGCATGAGGGGGACCCTGAACAAGACCATGAGGAGATGGAGGAGCAATGTCCAAGTACAACGGAAGCAGCAGGAGAGGCACCCTCTGTTGAAGAGGGAACACTTGAAGATGTTGCTATCACTTTTGTTTCTTCCCCATGTCAACAG AACATTATGGATGCATCCCAGCAGGGTCATATGGACGATCAGTCTGACCAGCCACTTACTGACTCTTCCATGCATACGCCCCTTCCTGGGAAGTCATCAGAGCCATCAGAGCTCTCAGTGGACACCCTAACACCATCAGAAA CATCCTCTTCTATCAGAAAGAAAGGACGGGGGCCTGCAAAAGGCTTGAAGTTGGCTAAGAGAGCACAAGAAGCTAGTGATGGAAAGTTGGATATTGAGTTCTCAGACATGTCTGATTCAGCAGTAGGGCCAAATCAGCGGATGTTTGTGGATGAGGTGGTCCAACAGATGAGAGTGCATACACCACTTAATGTCAAGAAGTGGGCGGAAGTACCACAGGAGGCAAAAGATAATATTGTTTCAGGTGTGTTG CGTCGGTGGAGAATCCCGGATACACCCTTGCGAAGAGCTAGTATATTAAGGTTGGCGAATCGGAGATACCGGGGTTGGAGAGCAAAACTCTCCAAGGACTACAGTAAGTATGATAATGATGAGGACCGCAGGCGGAACCGGCCTAAAGAGGTCTCAGAGAAGCAATGGGAGTGTCTTATTACATACTTTGGCACTGATGAATTTAAG ACTGTTAGTgatagaaataaagaaaatcgATCAAAGCAAAAGACGGGCAAAATCACCGGCAGCAAGTCTTTTGCCGCTGTGAGTTACGATGCA CGGGACCCTGTGACCGGTCAGCCGCCTAATGAATACAGGACATGGCTTATGTGCCATTGTCATCCTGATGGCACATGGAGTGATGAAGCTGCACGACAGATTTAT GAGCGAGTTACTGAGTTAATTACTCAGCAGTCACAGCAAGAGGGGGAGCCACTATCCCCATCAACTGAGGATGAATTGTTTCAGTCGGTGATCGGTTCCAGACCAGTCCACCTACGAGGCCAGAGACGTGGGCTGAGTCAGGTGCAGAAACTGGCAACTGTTGAGGTTCAAAAGGAGCGTGATGTCCTTGAAGAGAAGCTTGGTGAGATGAAGCAGAAGTTGCAGGAGGAAAGCGCAGCACGGACCGTGATACAGGCACAACTGCAGGCAGAGAGTGCAGCACGTGCTGAGATGGAGGCACGATTGCAGGCAGAGAGTGCAGCACGGACAGCGATGGAGGCACGACTGCGTGCAGAGTTTATGGTTGCCCTTGATAGCCTACGATCCCAAGCCTCTTCTAGCAGT AAACACAATCAGCAGTGA
- the LOC133877545 gene encoding uncharacterized protein LOC133877545 isoform X1: MSEEEGEEVGTKKRRSARILGLEEEKEKKKSSNKDQEEAKAKAKPKPKYISKEEQQHEGDPEQDHEEMEEQCPSTTEAAGEAPSVEEGTLEDVAITFVSSPCQQNIMDASQQGHMDDQSDQPLTDSSMHTPLPGKSSEPSELSVDTLTPSETSSSIRKKGRGPAKGLKLAKRAQEASDGKLDIEFSDMSDSAVGPNQRMFVDEVVQQMRVHTPLNVKKWAEVPQEAKDNIVSGVLRRWRIPDTPLRRASILRLANRRYRGWRAKLSKDYSKYDNDEDRRRNRPKEVSEKQWECLITYFGTDEFKTVSDRNKENRSKQKTGKITGSKSFAAVSYDARDPVTGQPPNEYRTWLMCHCHPDGTWSDEAARQIYERVTELITQQSQQEGEPLSPSTEDELFQSVIGSRPVHLRGQRRGLSQVQKLATVEVQKERDVLEEKLGEMKQKLQEESAARTVIQAQLQAESAARAEMEARLQAESAARTAMEARLRAEFMVALDSLRSQASSSSSARGLKWAA, translated from the exons ATGTCTGAGGAGGAAGGAGAAGAAGTGGGTACGAAGAAGAGGAGGAGTGCCCGGATATTGGGATTGgaggaagagaaggagaagaagaagagcagcAACAAGGACCAAGAAGAGGCCAAAGCCAaagccaaacccaaacccaaataCATATCTAAGGAAGAGCAGCAGCATGAGGGGGACCCTGAACAAGACCATGAGGAGATGGAGGAGCAATGTCCAAGTACAACGGAAGCAGCAGGAGAGGCACCCTCTGTTGAAGAGGGAACACTTGAAGATGTTGCTATCACTTTTGTTTCTTCCCCATGTCAACAG AACATTATGGATGCATCCCAGCAGGGTCATATGGACGATCAGTCTGACCAGCCACTTACTGACTCTTCCATGCATACGCCCCTTCCTGGGAAGTCATCAGAGCCATCAGAGCTCTCAGTGGACACCCTAACACCATCAGAAA CATCCTCTTCTATCAGAAAGAAAGGACGGGGGCCTGCAAAAGGCTTGAAGTTGGCTAAGAGAGCACAAGAAGCTAGTGATGGAAAGTTGGATATTGAGTTCTCAGACATGTCTGATTCAGCAGTAGGGCCAAATCAGCGGATGTTTGTGGATGAGGTGGTCCAACAGATGAGAGTGCATACACCACTTAATGTCAAGAAGTGGGCGGAAGTACCACAGGAGGCAAAAGATAATATTGTTTCAGGTGTGTTG CGTCGGTGGAGAATCCCGGATACACCCTTGCGAAGAGCTAGTATATTAAGGTTGGCGAATCGGAGATACCGGGGTTGGAGAGCAAAACTCTCCAAGGACTACAGTAAGTATGATAATGATGAGGACCGCAGGCGGAACCGGCCTAAAGAGGTCTCAGAGAAGCAATGGGAGTGTCTTATTACATACTTTGGCACTGATGAATTTAAG ACTGTTAGTgatagaaataaagaaaatcgATCAAAGCAAAAGACGGGCAAAATCACCGGCAGCAAGTCTTTTGCCGCTGTGAGTTACGATGCA CGGGACCCTGTGACCGGTCAGCCGCCTAATGAATACAGGACATGGCTTATGTGCCATTGTCATCCTGATGGCACATGGAGTGATGAAGCTGCACGACAGATTTAT GAGCGAGTTACTGAGTTAATTACTCAGCAGTCACAGCAAGAGGGGGAGCCACTATCCCCATCAACTGAGGATGAATTGTTTCAGTCGGTGATCGGTTCCAGACCAGTCCACCTACGAGGCCAGAGACGTGGGCTGAGTCAGGTGCAGAAACTGGCAACTGTTGAGGTTCAAAAGGAGCGTGATGTCCTTGAAGAGAAGCTTGGTGAGATGAAGCAGAAGTTGCAGGAGGAAAGCGCAGCACGGACCGTGATACAGGCACAACTGCAGGCAGAGAGTGCAGCACGTGCTGAGATGGAGGCACGATTGCAGGCAGAGAGTGCAGCACGGACAGCGATGGAGGCACGACTGCGTGCAGAGTTTATGGTTGCCCTTGATAGCCTACGATCCCAAGCCTCTTCTAGCAGT TCTGCCAGAGGCCTAAAATGGGCTGCTTAA